TCCAGTGGATCGGCGGCCGGCGGTCCCCCGAGCACAGCGACGGGACCGCCCCGACGTGGTCGAGGTGACCGTGCGAGACGACGACCGCCTCCGGGTCGACCGAGTCGACCGGAAACCGGGGCGGGTTGCCGGTCAACAGTCCGTAGTCCAGCAGGAGCCGGTCGTCGATCAGGATGGCGCTGCGACCGACCTCGCGAGCGCCGCCGAGAAACCGGACGTTCATCGGCCGTCGCTACCGCCCCCGACCGCTTGGATTCGTCGGTTCGCGACCGCCGGCGGCCCGCTCAGTCGTCGTCCAGACTGGCGCGTTCGCGCTCGGCGGTGCGCTCGACGAACTCTTCGGGGAGCGCGTCGACCTCGCCGACCTGGACGCTCCAGAGGTTGGCGTACAGGCCGTCCCGTTCGAGCAGTTCCTCGTGGGGTCCCTGTTCGACGACGCGACCGTCGTCCATGACGAGGATCGTGTCGGCGTCCCGGATCGTCGAGAGTCGATGGGCGATAGCGAAGGTCGTCCGCTCGGCCGTCAGCGACTCCAGCGACTGCTGGATCAGCACCTCCGTCTCGTTGTCGACGTGGCTGGTCGCCTCGTCGAGGACGAGGATCTCCGGGTCTTCGAGGATCGCCCGTGCGATGGCGATCCGCTGGCGCTGTCCCCCGGAGAGCTTCACCCCGCGCTCGCCGACGGTCGTCTCGATACCGTCGGGCAGGTCCGCGACGAACTCCATCGCACCGGCCATCCCCAGCGCCTCGACGATCTCGTCGTCGCTCGCCTCCAGCCCGTATGCGACGTTCTCCTCGATGGTTCCGTGGAAGAGATAGGGCTCCTGGCTGACGTAGCCGACGTGGCTCCGCAGGCTCGACAGCGACAGGTCCCGAATATCCGTCCCGTCGATCCGGATCGTCCCCTCGTGGGGGTCGTACAGCCGCATCAGCAGTTTGAGCAGCGTCGTCTTGCCCGCGCCCGTGGGGCCGACGAGGCCGACGAAGTCACCGGATTCGGCGGTGAAGGACACGTCCTCGACGGAGTTGTCGTCGGCCTCGGGGTAGCGAAAGCGCACGTCCTCGTACTCGACGAGGCCGTCGACGGTCTCGAGGTCGACGGCGTCGTCGTCCTCGTGGATCGTCGCCGGGTCGTTCATCAGGCCGACGACGCGCTCGGCGGCGGCGAAGGCGTAGCGGTAGTTGTTGACGACGTTGCCGAACTGGCGCATCGGCCAGAGAAAGCGGCGCGACCACAGCAGCATCGTGGTGAGCGTCCCGAGCGCGAGCGTGCCCGAGAACGGGCCGGGCGCGCCGAACAGGAGCCAGTAGCCGCCGACGAGGAAGGTGACGACGTAGCCGAAGCCGGTGATGATTCTGAGCGAGGGGAAGAACTTGATCCGCGTCGAGATGGCGTCCCAGTTGGCGTCGAGGTAGTCTTCAGACGCCGACTCGACGCGGTCGCGCTCGAAGCTCTCGCGGCCGTAGGACTTGACCACTTCGATACCGCCGATGTTGTTCTCCAGCCGGGAGTTCAGGGCACCGACCGAGCCCCGAACGCGGCCGTACTTCGGCCCGATCCGCTGGACGAACACGTAGCTCGCGAGGGCGAGGACGGGGATGGAGAGCAGCGCGACCAGCGCCAGCTGGGCGTTGAGCCAGATCATCAGCGCGCCGGTACCGACGACGAGGACGCCGATCCGGATGCCGGCGTTCAGATCGTTTGTGAGGAAGCTCTCCAGTTGGTTGACGTCGTTGTTGAGGATGGACATGATCTCTCCGGTCTGTTTCGAGTCGAAGAAGCTCATGTCCAACCGCTGGACCACGTCGTAGGTGTCGACGCGCACCTCGTGCTGGAGGTGCTGGGCGAAGCGGTTCCACGCCCAGGAGTTCACCCAGTTCAGCGTCGCCGTCAGGACGTAGATGCCCGCCACCGCCCCCACGGCGAACCAGAACTGGGCCTCCGTCGTGGCGGGTATCACCGACGCCGGCACGAGAGGGAGCCGAAACGCCTGGTCGCCCGCGAACAGCGAGTCGATGGCGACCCCCAAGATCAGCGCCGGGATCAGTTCGAGAAAGCGCGCGATCACGCTCGCGACTGCGCCGAGCGCGAACTCGCCCTTGTAGCCGCGCCCGTACTCCGTGAATATCTGCCACATCGGCCGCTCGGCAGCATCCCGGAGGTCCTCGAAGGCGTCGGCGTCGTCGTTCCCGCCGGAGAAACCCCATGACATAGCACCGCATAACGACTGACTACTTAAATAACTAACTCTCGTGTTAGTCGCTCGGGCGGTCGGTCGCGCGGTGCGGCGAGCAG
This DNA window, taken from Halosimplex litoreum, encodes the following:
- a CDS encoding ABC transporter ATP-binding protein — protein: MSWGFSGGNDDADAFEDLRDAAERPMWQIFTEYGRGYKGEFALGAVASVIARFLELIPALILGVAIDSLFAGDQAFRLPLVPASVIPATTEAQFWFAVGAVAGIYVLTATLNWVNSWAWNRFAQHLQHEVRVDTYDVVQRLDMSFFDSKQTGEIMSILNNDVNQLESFLTNDLNAGIRIGVLVVGTGALMIWLNAQLALVALLSIPVLALASYVFVQRIGPKYGRVRGSVGALNSRLENNIGGIEVVKSYGRESFERDRVESASEDYLDANWDAISTRIKFFPSLRIITGFGYVVTFLVGGYWLLFGAPGPFSGTLALGTLTTMLLWSRRFLWPMRQFGNVVNNYRYAFAAAERVVGLMNDPATIHEDDDAVDLETVDGLVEYEDVRFRYPEADDNSVEDVSFTAESGDFVGLVGPTGAGKTTLLKLLMRLYDPHEGTIRIDGTDIRDLSLSSLRSHVGYVSQEPYLFHGTIEENVAYGLEASDDEIVEALGMAGAMEFVADLPDGIETTVGERGVKLSGGQRQRIAIARAILEDPEILVLDEATSHVDNETEVLIQQSLESLTAERTTFAIAHRLSTIRDADTILVMDDGRVVEQGPHEELLERDGLYANLWSVQVGEVDALPEEFVERTAERERASLDDD